Genomic window (Candidatus Nitrosocosmicus arcticus):
GTGGCTTAATTCCATAACTTTTTTGTATGATTCAAATATCATATTGTATTGACTTTGATAAATTATACTAGAGTCCATATTTTTGTAAGTGGAACGGTACAAGGGGTATATTATCGCCAAAACACTGCACAAAAGGCACATGAGCTATGCATTGTTGGTTGGGTTAGAAATTTATCAGATGGCCGGGTAGAATCTATAATGGAGGGTTTGGATGTCAATATTGATAAAATGCTTAGTTGGTGTAAGTCGGGACCTAAAGATGCCCTAGTGACAGATGTTAAGATTATAAATGAGGAATATAAGAAGGAGTTTTCTACTTTTGATATCGTCAAAACACTTTAGATGTTAGACGTTTCTCTAACAAATAATGCTTTTAGTTTTAAACTTTAGAATATTGTTACTGTTTTATTTTCCAATATCGACTCTTAACATTATGGTCTTACTAATATATTATTTTTCTCTAGGTGTTTTTTAACCTCTTTTAACTTTGCCTTATTGAAATGGAACAGAGATGCTGCCAATGCTGCATCGACCTCTGTTTTTTTATACACTTTTAGTATATCATCAACCGAACCGCATCCTCCTGAGGCTATAACAGGAATGTTTATTTTATCGCAAATCGAATTAATTAATTCAATATCGTATCCATTTTCTGTCCCGTCTGTATCTATACTTGTCAAAAGTATTTCTCCTGCCCCCAACTTTTCAACTTTTTTAGCCCATTCGATCGCATCAATTCCTGTAGATTTCTTTCCACCGAAAATTTTAATTTCAAACCAATATTTTTTTTCCAAAGATGAAAAAAAATGTTTTCCACCCTGATCATAGTTTCTTTTTACATCTAAGGCAACTACTATACACTGCTTTCCAAAAATACACATCAATTCTCGGATCAATTCCGGATCTACTACTGCTGCGGTATTTATTGAAACCCTGTCCGCACCACTCAGTAGTAGATTACGTGCATCTTCTAATGTCTTTATGCCGCCTCCTACCGTAAATGGTATGTTTATTACACTAGCTACATTTTTTACAATATCTTTCATTGTTTTGCGATGTTCCTCAGCAGCAGTAATATCCAAAAATATTAATTCATCGGCGCCTTCGTCGCTATACTGTTTGGCTAATTTGACAGGATCTCCAGCATCTTTCAGCTCCTTAAAGTTAATACCTTTTACAACTCTACCCTTGTTTACATCCAGACAGGGAATGATTCTTTTTGCCACTCCCATATTAAATCAATTCTTGAACATGTTCTATTTTCAATTTCTCGTCATACAGTGCTTTCCCTAAGATTACTGCATAACAATTAACGTTCCTTAACTTTAATATATCTATGATATTGCTGACTCCTCCGCTAGAAACTATTTTTATATCTTTAAAGGTATTATTTATTTTGATTAGTGTTTCTATATCTGGACCTTCTAAAGTACCATCTTTGTCAATGTTTGTCAGCAAGAACTCCTTAATACCCAGTTCTTTGTAAAATCTGATGGCATCAAATAGTTTTATACCTGAAAATTCCTTCCATCCAGAGATCATTACATTTTCTTTATTATGATCTACAGAAATTATAATCCGATTTAGTCTTTTCTTTGATATCTTTTGTATTATCTCAGGTTGTTTGAA
Coding sequences:
- a CDS encoding acylphosphatase, whose product is MTLINYTRVHIFVSGTVQGVYYRQNTAQKAHELCIVGWVRNLSDGRVESIMEGLDVNIDKMLSWCKSGPKDALVTDVKIINEEYKKEFSTFDIVKTL
- the hisF gene encoding imidazole glycerol phosphate synthase subunit HisF, encoding MGVAKRIIPCLDVNKGRVVKGINFKELKDAGDPVKLAKQYSDEGADELIFLDITAAEEHRKTMKDIVKNVASVINIPFTVGGGIKTLEDARNLLLSGADRVSINTAAVVDPELIRELMCIFGKQCIVVALDVKRNYDQGGKHFFSSLEKKYWFEIKIFGGKKSTGIDAIEWAKKVEKLGAGEILLTSIDTDGTENGYDIELINSICDKINIPVIASGGCGSVDDILKVYKKTEVDAALAASLFHFNKAKLKEVKKHLEKNNILVRP
- the hisA gene encoding 1-(5-phosphoribosyl)-5-[(5-phosphoribosylamino)methylideneamino]imidazole-4-carboxamide isomerase, with amino-acid sequence MKSIAAIDLLDGQVVRLVNGKLENKTVYDDNPLEVAKKWESEGVDMLHLVDLNAALNIGKNNSEIILKIIDSVDIRVQVAGGIRTINSINRLLDIKKPIKVVIGTFAFKQPEIIQKISKKRLNRIIISVDHNKENVMISGWKEFSGIKLFDAIRFYKELGIKEFLLTNIDKDGTLEGPDIETLIKINNTFKDIKIVSSGGVSNIIDILKLRNVNCYAVILGKALYDEKLKIEHVQELI